A single Triticum dicoccoides isolate Atlit2015 ecotype Zavitan chromosome 2A, WEW_v2.0, whole genome shotgun sequence DNA region contains:
- the LOC119352537 gene encoding uncharacterized protein LOC119352537, with translation MEPEMERDLRKEQRKLRKKHKKLWKMDQSQSKSLVKDIISMERERRDLLASLTPTCSLWKEVDSQTTWTTSRKEEPATATATARDDNAENQLADYFNLMLQDMEDLGHRMLSMLYFLNKSNDPICSYKATELCNTTAKLNMQISKGFSMNHEPEPEPEPEPGQINLSTLFSKYYRFPNNYENTLAQLDMREEETKCEDVKVKKTKEEEDKENDPSTIEYFKKSLELDQYFFAKDRTYWENGWASKFGRCGGFSNTTILSPMQFTHYTPDIIPSSAAVTGSTLQIYSIKIKNLKDLNWPLKVYGKIAARDTVDRNRNILFSRSKCDYQELNGQDDSLCLTGPSRAIVALGHVDFEVELKVIEGAVSQSLIICGGRYGSTDDCSSSSASVTYGGDGPTFLLSNHRCTTEVTLEQLDRSHQATIVGVRVTKGAWPFKYGCRVICFWAPASTADVIDTTCRPVVLLDRRGKGLHRGSENYLQLSRKVVSVQSQGTLRVAIEAYGKSRRWIARKGHIDFPVQQCQTSKRACLVGDTTVEVVVAWSLLVKEKVDLQVLLS, from the exons ATGGAGCCGGAGATGGAGAGGGATCTCAGGAAGGAGCAGAGAAAACTCAGGAAGAAGCACAAGAAACTATGGAAGATGGACCAATCCCAGTCCAAATCCCTTGTAAAGGACATCATCTCCATGGAGAGGGAGCGCAGAGACCTGCTTGCCTCACTTACTCCCACCTGTTCTCTCTGGAAGGAAGTCGATTCTCAAACAACTTGGACGACCTCCAGAAAGGAGGagcctgctactgctactgctactgctagggACGACAATGCTGAGAATCAACTCGCAGACTACTTCAACCTGATGCTCCAAGATATGGAGGACCTGGGCCATCGGATGCTTTCTATGCTATATTTTCTCAACAAATCCAATGACCCCATCTGCTCCTACAAGGCCACCGAGCTGTGCAATACAACAGCCAAATTAAATATGCAGATATCCAAGGGATTCAGCATGAACCATGAGcctgagccggagccggagccggagccggggcAGATCAACTTGTCGActcttttcagcaaatattatcgaTTTCCCAATAATTACGAGAACACCTTGGCCCAGTTAGACATGAGGGAGGAGGAGACCAAGTGTGAGGATGTTaaggtgaagaagaccaaggaagAGGAGGACAAGGAGAATGACCCATCCACAATCGAGTATTTCAAGAAAAGTCTGGAGCTTGATCAATACTTTTTCGCCAAGGATCGGACATACTGGGAAAATGGGTGGGCCAGCAAGTTTGGACGGTGCGGTGGATTCTCAAATACAA CCATCCTGAGCCCTATGCAGTTTACGCACTATACACCTGATATCATCCCTTCCTCAGCTGCTGTCACAGGTAGTACTTTGCAAATCTACTCAATCAAGATAAAGAATCTAAAGGACTTGAACTGGCCCCTCAAAGTCTACGGCAAGATTGCTGCTCGAGACACTGTGGACCGCAACCGCAACATTCTATTCTCTCGGTCAAAGTGTGATTACCAAGAACTTAATGGACAA GATGATTCCTTATGCTTGACTGGCCCCTCTCGTGCGATAGTTGCTTTGGGCCATGTAGACTTTGAAGTTGAACTCAAAGTAATCGAGGGAGCGGTGTCGCAAAGTTTGATCATTTGTGGAGGCCGTTATGGCAGTACAGATGATTGTTCCTCTTCTTCAGCCAGCGTGACTTATGGTGGTGATGGACCTACTTTCTTGCTCTCCAACCATCGCTGCACAACGGAGGTAACACTTGAGCAGCTTGATAGATCGCACCAAGCTACTATTGTGGGTGTACGAGTAACCAAAGGGGCTTGGCCTTTCAAATATGGATGTCGGGTTATTTGCTTTTGGGCTCCTGCTTCTACGGCAGATGTCATTGATACCACTTGCAGGCCAGTTGTGCTGCTTGACCGCCGTGGTAAAGGATTACATAGAGGATCAGAGAACTACCTTCAACTATCAAGGAAAGTGGTATCAGTGCAATCACAAGGAACGCTGAGAGTGGCCATAGAAGCCTATGGGAAGTCCCGTCGCTGGATTGCTCGAAAGGGCCACATCGACTTTCCTGTTCAGCAGTGCCAAACAAGCAAGCGTGCTTGTTTAGTTGGTGACACCACAGTGGAGGTGGTTGTAGCCTGGTCGTTGCTTGTCAAGGAAAAGGTGGATCTCCAGGTCTTGCTTAGTTGA